A genome region from Myroides fluvii includes the following:
- the hemW gene encoding radical SAM family heme chaperone HemW produces the protein MAGIYIHIPFCKQACHYCDFHFSTSLKKKEEMLTALHRELLLRKEELKGETIETIYFGGGTPSILAVEEINALLATVYQNYTVVDQPEITLEANPDDLTTSTIHRLAQSKVNRLSIGIQSFGEEDLKMMNRAHNAQEAISCLKEAVQYFDNISIDLIYGIPNLSNERWLENIQRILDLGIPHISCYALTVEERTALNKLIQKGVVPSPKEEVAHAHFMLLIEKLRANGYVHYELSNFAKPGYYSKNNSAYWLGKKYLGIGPSAHSFDGTYRSWNIANNPLYIKSIEGGELPSEVEKLSLSDRYNEYIMTGLRTIWGVDLVRIAQEFGSIYHAYLVRESASFIADGLMQEVEGVLTITDKGKFLSDGIASDLFWLDLK, from the coding sequence ATGGCAGGTATATATATTCACATTCCCTTTTGTAAGCAAGCGTGTCACTATTGTGATTTTCACTTTTCTACTTCCTTGAAGAAAAAAGAGGAAATGTTGACTGCATTACATCGCGAACTGCTCTTGCGCAAAGAGGAGTTGAAAGGTGAAACCATAGAAACCATCTATTTTGGAGGAGGTACACCTAGTATTTTAGCTGTTGAAGAAATCAATGCGTTACTTGCAACTGTTTATCAAAATTATACGGTGGTCGATCAACCTGAAATAACACTAGAGGCAAATCCAGATGATTTAACGACGTCAACGATTCATCGTTTGGCGCAATCCAAAGTCAATCGATTGAGTATAGGCATTCAATCTTTTGGAGAGGAAGACCTTAAGATGATGAATCGCGCACATAATGCACAAGAAGCGATTAGCTGTTTAAAAGAAGCAGTTCAATATTTTGACAATATTTCTATCGATTTGATTTACGGTATTCCCAATCTATCGAATGAACGTTGGCTCGAAAACATTCAGCGTATTTTGGATTTGGGTATTCCTCATATTTCGTGTTACGCCTTGACGGTGGAGGAGCGCACTGCTCTAAATAAGCTCATTCAAAAAGGAGTGGTTCCCAGTCCTAAAGAAGAAGTAGCACATGCGCATTTTATGCTGTTGATTGAAAAATTAAGAGCCAATGGATATGTTCACTATGAGTTATCTAATTTTGCTAAACCAGGGTATTATTCTAAAAATAATTCGGCCTATTGGTTGGGTAAAAAATATTTGGGTATTGGTCCTTCTGCTCACAGTTTTGACGGTACGTATCGCAGCTGGAATATTGCAAATAATCCCTTGTATATTAAGTCTATTGAAGGAGGTGAATTGCCTTCAGAAGTAGAAAAGCTTTCGCTTTCAGATCGTTATAATGAATACATTATGACGGGATTGCGCACGATTTGGGGAGTGGATTTAGTGCGTATAGCACAAGAATTTGGTTCCATATACCATGCGTATCTAGTCCGTGAGTCCGCTTCTTTTATCGCTGATGGTTTGATGCAAGAAGTGGAAGGAGTATTAACCATAACAGATAAAGGAAAATTTTTAAGTGACGGTATTGCATCTGATTTATTTTGGTTAGATTTGAAATAA
- a CDS encoding DUF4465 domain-containing protein, with protein sequence MKKSFLRLSTLFVLGLSLTTVTLTSCSSDDSGVYNVAQDKGSLTAVTFQELVIDPKVEAQGAVFTWFDHTANQVISKESTLKYAFQTPGEHKISLKIERGNKVELYTYTVQVAKSDDFDYVRLNLADFDLTDGLDTAGGKIWKNTFTEDIALKTSVFSFNHNAVSEWKMWYGFTVSNSNDNSNQLETEGGWLSNQWGSMAQGGIAGKGKPFLVAYADHKPDASVLQAGAEIEIENFSAVVTLDDANRYKAVSTAVAISPWSYYGITEGDDYATTFKTGDYFALHVYGVGADMKLTATEPVTHYFVDFRNGVNPISKDWNTVDLSSLGEVKYLLFFLDTTDKNAQGYANTALYFTMDQLTVNPVE encoded by the coding sequence ATGAAAAAGAGTTTTTTGCGTTTGAGTACCCTATTTGTCTTGGGGCTAAGTTTAACAACGGTAACATTAACAAGTTGTTCGAGTGACGATAGTGGGGTATATAATGTTGCCCAAGATAAGGGTTCTCTAACAGCAGTTACTTTTCAAGAACTTGTAATTGACCCAAAAGTAGAAGCGCAAGGAGCTGTTTTTACTTGGTTTGACCACACAGCTAACCAAGTAATCTCCAAGGAGTCTACTTTAAAGTATGCTTTTCAGACACCAGGTGAACATAAGATATCGTTAAAAATCGAACGTGGAAATAAGGTAGAATTATATACCTATACCGTTCAGGTTGCAAAATCTGACGATTTTGACTATGTGAGATTAAATCTTGCTGATTTTGATTTAACCGATGGTTTGGATACTGCAGGAGGAAAGATTTGGAAAAATACATTTACAGAAGATATCGCTTTAAAGACTTCTGTTTTTAGTTTCAATCACAATGCAGTGTCAGAATGGAAGATGTGGTATGGATTTACGGTTTCGAATAGTAATGACAACTCCAATCAATTGGAAACAGAGGGAGGATGGCTAAGCAACCAATGGGGGTCTATGGCACAAGGGGGAATTGCAGGCAAGGGAAAACCGTTTTTAGTTGCTTATGCAGATCATAAACCCGATGCGAGTGTATTGCAAGCAGGAGCTGAGATAGAGATAGAAAATTTTAGCGCAGTGGTCACTCTAGATGATGCAAATCGCTATAAAGCTGTAAGTACAGCTGTAGCAATTAGCCCTTGGTCTTACTATGGAATTACAGAAGGGGATGATTATGCTACTACCTTCAAAACAGGTGATTATTTTGCTTTACACGTTTATGGAGTGGGAGCAGATATGAAATTAACCGCAACGGAACCTGTAACACACTATTTTGTTGATTTCAGAAATGGAGTGAATCCCATAAGTAAGGACTGGAATACCGTTGATTTATCCTCACTTGGAGAAGTGAAGTACTTGTTGTTTTTCCTTGATACAACAGATAAAAATGCACAAGGATATGCAAATACAGCCCTTTATTTTACAATGGATCAATTAACAGTTAATCCTGTTGAATAA
- a CDS encoding TonB-dependent receptor yields the protein MRLQYLFLCVLPFFGSSFGYAQQPQDSLTTLKEILVVKETAKDIIAPQILEGEQLRRLNSVDIADALRYFAGVKIKDYGGMGGLKTVDVRNMGTHQVGVFYNGVQLGNAQNGVVDLGKFSLDDVEAIQLYNGQRSAPIQAAKEYAAASAIYIQSKRPTFTAQEKIKAQFHYKLGSIQWTNPSARVAIKVNDHVSTSISTAYLYANGKYKFRQKRFNLDGTVAYDTTAYRKNSGIESFRIENNWFGQDEGNTWQVNLYYYQSHRGLPEAIIKKSDATLATEQNNEKQNDKNVMVQGEWKRVVSPLYQWMVKGKFAYDQLHYESRKTVGFQGEEVTYNPQFDNTYHQQEWYLSASHLFTLAPFWSVSLATDVQYNKLNATRLGQEALFTYPERYTFYTVLSTSVGVGRFKAQANLLGTFTAEKVRYNYQAPNRSLFTPSVFLRYQPWELSNFTVHAFYKQLYRLPTFNDLYYTQMGTSHLKPEHSRQFNVGFTHQLVIKSKVLKEVQLTVEAYCAQIKDKIIASPTSSMMRWMMSNLGKVENYGVESQIKTSWEPFSGMKAQVGLTYDYTIAQDLSVTPSGKPSYYGDQIPYTPWHSGSGTIGVDYRNWQLNYSFIYVGKRYNGNKNNTVRNELQPWYTHDLNVQRELQWNNKTIQIRAEANNLANQYYEVVTNFPMPGRNFRLSLQVNL from the coding sequence ATGCGGTTACAGTACTTATTTTTATGCGTTTTGCCTTTCTTCGGAAGCAGTTTTGGTTATGCTCAGCAACCTCAAGATTCCTTGACGACATTAAAAGAAATTCTAGTTGTTAAAGAAACAGCGAAAGATATCATTGCCCCGCAAATTCTTGAAGGTGAACAATTACGGCGTTTAAATAGTGTTGATATTGCAGATGCTTTGCGCTATTTTGCAGGAGTTAAAATTAAAGATTACGGGGGTATGGGTGGACTGAAAACAGTGGATGTCCGAAATATGGGAACGCATCAGGTGGGTGTTTTTTATAATGGGGTTCAATTGGGTAATGCACAAAATGGGGTTGTTGATTTAGGTAAGTTCTCCTTAGATGATGTTGAAGCAATTCAATTGTATAACGGACAACGCAGTGCTCCCATACAAGCTGCTAAAGAATATGCCGCTGCATCAGCCATTTATATCCAAAGCAAACGACCAACTTTTACAGCACAAGAGAAAATAAAAGCGCAGTTTCACTATAAGTTAGGGTCCATTCAATGGACGAATCCTTCTGCTCGTGTGGCAATTAAAGTCAATGATCACGTCAGCACAAGTATCAGTACGGCCTATTTATATGCTAATGGCAAGTATAAATTCAGGCAGAAACGCTTCAATCTAGACGGGACAGTGGCCTATGATACCACCGCTTATCGAAAAAATAGCGGGATTGAATCCTTCCGTATTGAAAATAATTGGTTTGGTCAAGATGAAGGCAATACCTGGCAGGTTAATCTATACTACTATCAATCCCATCGAGGATTACCAGAAGCTATCATTAAAAAAAGCGATGCAACCCTTGCTACAGAGCAAAACAACGAAAAACAGAACGATAAAAATGTCATGGTACAAGGCGAATGGAAACGCGTGGTATCTCCGTTGTATCAATGGATGGTCAAAGGAAAGTTTGCCTATGATCAACTGCACTATGAATCTCGAAAAACCGTTGGTTTTCAAGGAGAAGAAGTAACATATAATCCTCAATTTGACAATACCTATCACCAACAAGAATGGTATCTGTCTGCCTCTCATTTATTTACGCTAGCTCCCTTCTGGAGTGTTTCGCTAGCAACAGATGTGCAGTATAATAAATTAAATGCAACGCGGTTAGGACAAGAAGCACTATTTACCTATCCAGAACGCTATACCTTTTATACGGTGCTTTCAACCAGTGTGGGTGTAGGTCGATTTAAAGCACAAGCAAACCTTTTAGGGACTTTTACAGCAGAAAAGGTACGATACAACTATCAAGCCCCAAATCGATCGTTATTCACTCCTTCTGTTTTTCTGCGTTATCAACCTTGGGAGCTGTCAAATTTTACGGTTCATGCATTCTACAAACAGCTGTATCGCTTGCCTACGTTTAACGATTTGTACTATACTCAAATGGGGACGTCCCATTTAAAACCAGAACATTCTCGTCAATTTAATGTAGGATTCACCCATCAATTGGTGATTAAAAGCAAGGTGTTAAAAGAAGTACAACTAACAGTAGAGGCGTATTGTGCTCAGATCAAAGATAAGATTATCGCTTCGCCTACTTCCAGTATGATGCGTTGGATGATGTCTAATTTGGGAAAAGTAGAAAATTATGGAGTTGAAAGTCAAATCAAAACCAGCTGGGAACCCTTTAGTGGAATGAAGGCTCAGGTGGGATTGACTTATGATTATACGATTGCTCAAGACTTAAGCGTAACGCCATCAGGTAAACCTTCGTATTACGGAGATCAAATTCCGTATACGCCTTGGCATTCGGGGTCAGGTACAATCGGAGTAGATTATCGCAATTGGCAGCTGAACTACAGTTTTATTTATGTAGGAAAGCGATACAATGGAAACAAAAACAACACCGTACGCAATGAGTTACAACCTTGGTATACGCATGATTTAAATGTGCAAAGGGAATTACAGTGGAACAATAAAACCATTCAGATTCGAGCGGAAGCAAATAATCTTGCCAATCAATATTACGAAGTGGTTACAAATTTCCCTATGCCGGGAAGGAACTTCCGCTTAAGCTTACAAGTAAATTTATAA
- a CDS encoding DUF456 domain-containing protein, translated as MDYFLLILSLLLLIFGIIGSVLPALPGLPVSWLGMLCLYFVDGIEMSSLALWGSLGITIVVSILDYVIPAQGTKRFGGSKYGVWGTNIGLILGILTPVPFGFILGPFLGAFIGELIFDSRDIARALKAAIGSFIGFLASTFLKIIFSLAFLIWGLALMIGKFASLSLPWSSN; from the coding sequence ATGGACTATTTCTTATTAATATTAAGCCTATTACTATTAATTTTCGGAATAATTGGCAGTGTTCTTCCGGCCCTACCCGGACTTCCAGTTAGTTGGTTGGGCATGTTGTGTCTGTATTTTGTAGACGGCATTGAGATGAGTAGTCTGGCTCTTTGGGGGAGTTTAGGGATAACAATTGTCGTATCCATTTTGGATTACGTCATTCCCGCTCAAGGAACCAAGCGTTTTGGAGGAAGCAAATACGGCGTTTGGGGAACCAATATTGGTTTAATCCTCGGTATTCTTACCCCTGTCCCTTTTGGCTTTATTTTAGGGCCTTTTCTAGGCGCTTTCATTGGTGAACTAATCTTTGACAGTCGAGATATTGCTCGTGCACTAAAAGCGGCTATAGGCTCGTTTATCGGATTCCTTGCTTCTACCTTCTTAAAGATTATCTTTAGTCTTGCTTTTTTAATTTGGGGACTCGCATTAATGATTGGAAAATTCGCTTCGCTTTCTTTACCTTGGTCGTCCAATTAA
- the trxA gene encoding thioredoxin: protein MALEITDATFEEVVLKSDKPVLVDFWAVWCGPCKMLAPVVSELSADFEGKAVVGKVDVDNNQEFASKYGIRNIPTVLVFKNGEVVGRQVGVAPKKAYEDLINEAL, encoded by the coding sequence ATGGCATTAGAAATAACAGATGCTACATTCGAAGAAGTAGTATTAAAATCAGACAAACCCGTTTTAGTAGATTTTTGGGCAGTATGGTGTGGACCATGTAAAATGTTAGCTCCAGTTGTATCTGAATTAAGTGCAGATTTCGAAGGAAAGGCTGTAGTTGGAAAAGTAGATGTTGACAACAACCAAGAATTTGCTTCAAAATACGGAATCCGCAACATTCCTACAGTATTAGTATTCAAAAATGGAGAAGTTGTAGGTCGTCAAGTAGGAGTAGCTCCTAAAAAAGCATACGAAGACTTAATCAATGAAGCTTTATAA
- a CDS encoding PKD domain-containing protein, producing the protein MKRRVKLLVLVSTVLCSGISCSSDRESGEEETKTAKKTVTKVLEYAPAFGQFVNELPLYEAGDTQESMRVKAEKALVKNEVITLGGFGGYVVFGFDHTIDNVPDKRDVRILGNAFANNAEPGVILVAYDKNKNGMPDEDEWFEIAGSEHHNLAVIENYRIVYYRPTKQAEETPGEVKEYMRWKDNQGNEGWKTKNQFHQQSYYPQWIKADSIAYSGTLLPNNAVEVGSSENSWQLKAFAWGYADNYPNTREGATIDIDWAVDKAGNKVHLPGIDFIKIYTGLNQEAGWLGETSTEVAGAIDLHLE; encoded by the coding sequence ATGAAGAGAAGAGTAAAACTATTGGTCTTAGTAAGCACCGTTTTATGCAGTGGAATAAGTTGTTCTAGCGATCGTGAATCAGGAGAGGAAGAAACCAAAACAGCGAAAAAAACGGTGACAAAAGTTTTGGAGTATGCGCCTGCATTTGGGCAATTCGTGAATGAATTACCACTATATGAAGCAGGTGATACGCAAGAAAGTATGAGAGTAAAGGCCGAAAAGGCATTGGTTAAGAATGAAGTCATCACATTAGGCGGTTTTGGTGGGTATGTGGTTTTTGGATTTGATCATACCATTGACAATGTACCGGATAAACGAGATGTTCGAATTTTGGGAAATGCATTTGCCAATAATGCAGAACCTGGAGTTATTCTCGTCGCCTATGATAAAAACAAAAATGGCATGCCGGACGAAGACGAATGGTTTGAAATTGCTGGCAGTGAACACCATAACCTCGCGGTAATTGAAAACTATAGGATTGTGTATTATCGACCAACGAAACAGGCGGAAGAGACACCAGGAGAAGTAAAAGAATACATGCGTTGGAAAGACAATCAAGGCAATGAAGGATGGAAGACCAAAAATCAGTTTCATCAACAAAGTTATTACCCTCAATGGATCAAAGCAGATTCAATTGCGTATAGTGGAACATTGTTGCCTAATAATGCAGTAGAGGTTGGATCATCAGAAAATAGTTGGCAGTTGAAGGCATTTGCTTGGGGATATGCGGACAATTATCCGAATACTAGAGAAGGTGCAACGATTGATATTGATTGGGCGGTGGATAAAGCAGGAAACAAAGTACACTTACCAGGAATTGATTTTATTAAAATTTACACCGGATTAAATCAGGAAGCGGGTTGGCTTGGCGAAACCTCTACCGAAGTGGCGGGAGCCATTGATTTGCACCTAGAATAA
- a CDS encoding DMT family transporter gives MANKPRIALFIGILCISIFPVLVKMALVPGLISAFYRMGIAALFIVPYALLTKQIKLYDRKTTILMVLCGVCFGLDIGVWNIAIQGSTATQATLLGNLAPVWVGIGSYFFLQMKPSLNFWIGTVLALIGMVTLVGIEVFVNLSFDIPFLFSILSGLLYATYILLSKKVLGQVGVVSFMLYSITVSTLFLAVLNGIMGSEFTGFSTAGWMTLIVQGIVCQLLAWLLISYATQNMRATRVSLSLLSQALFAALLAWYFLDEAISIQMVIGGCIILLGIGITFINKPLIGRPR, from the coding sequence ATGGCAAATAAACCTAGGATTGCTCTGTTTATCGGAATTCTGTGTATTTCTATTTTTCCCGTATTAGTGAAAATGGCTTTAGTGCCAGGACTTATATCCGCTTTTTATCGCATGGGAATTGCGGCTCTGTTTATCGTTCCTTATGCTTTATTGACCAAACAAATTAAATTATACGATCGTAAAACAACGATTTTGATGGTGTTATGTGGCGTGTGTTTCGGTTTGGATATAGGTGTTTGGAATATTGCTATTCAGGGCTCAACCGCTACGCAAGCAACGCTCTTAGGTAATTTGGCCCCAGTTTGGGTGGGTATAGGAAGTTACTTCTTTTTGCAAATGAAACCTTCGCTCAATTTTTGGATTGGAACGGTATTGGCGTTAATCGGTATGGTTACCTTAGTGGGAATTGAAGTATTTGTCAACTTATCGTTTGATATTCCCTTTCTATTCAGTATTCTTTCTGGTTTGCTTTATGCGACTTATATTTTATTGAGTAAGAAAGTATTAGGCCAAGTTGGTGTTGTTTCCTTTATGTTGTATAGCATTACCGTATCGACTCTATTTCTCGCTGTGCTCAATGGCATTATGGGATCCGAGTTTACAGGGTTTTCTACAGCAGGTTGGATGACGTTAATCGTACAAGGGATTGTGTGTCAGCTATTGGCGTGGTTGCTGATTAGTTATGCTACCCAAAATATGCGAGCGACTCGCGTTTCTTTGAGTTTGCTAAGTCAAGCGCTATTTGCTGCTCTACTCGCCTGGTATTTCTTAGATGAAGCTATTTCCATTCAAATGGTTATTGGCGGGTGTATTATCCTTTTGGGAATTGGAATTACCTTTATCAATAAGCCCTTAATTGGACGACCAAGGTAA
- the ruvC gene encoding crossover junction endodeoxyribonuclease RuvC: MTLDRIILGIDPGTTIMGFGLIRVVNKKMEFIQLNELQLNKYDDHYTKLRRIFERTIELIETHCPDEIAIEAPFFGKNVQSMLKLGRAQGVAMAAGLSRGIPITEYEPKKIKMAITGNGNASKEQVAKMLQQLLGLKELPKNLDSTDGLAAAVCHFFNSGKTVVGKSYSGWDAFIKQNQDRVKK; this comes from the coding sequence TTGACACTAGATAGAATCATATTAGGGATTGATCCAGGTACGACGATTATGGGATTTGGACTCATACGCGTGGTGAATAAGAAAATGGAGTTTATTCAATTGAATGAATTGCAATTGAATAAATACGACGATCACTATACGAAATTGCGTCGAATTTTTGAACGTACCATTGAATTAATTGAAACCCATTGTCCAGATGAGATTGCCATTGAAGCTCCTTTTTTTGGCAAAAACGTACAGTCGATGTTGAAGTTAGGACGCGCCCAAGGGGTAGCTATGGCTGCGGGGCTGTCTCGAGGTATTCCTATTACGGAATACGAACCTAAAAAAATAAAAATGGCCATTACAGGTAATGGGAATGCAAGTAAAGAACAAGTAGCTAAGATGTTACAACAATTGTTGGGATTAAAAGAATTGCCTAAAAATCTCGATAGTACTGATGGATTAGCAGCTGCAGTTTGTCATTTCTTCAATTCAGGAAAAACGGTAGTTGGAAAATCATATAGCGGTTGGGATGCTTTTATCAAACAAAATCAAGATCGAGTTAAAAAGTAA
- a CDS encoding YncE family protein: MRKISYGFILISLLVSSCRKDELIFASDSSVVSIPVQLEHYQGFYLLNEGNMGMNRATIDWFNYETGLYTRDIFAERNPSIPRELGDVGNDLKIYGTKAYATINASNFIEVFDVATGKHLKQIHLPNCRSLAFANGKAYVSSFAGKIEVNPNAEIGFVAEIDTLSLQVMRKVQVGYQPEEMAIKGNKLYVANSGGYREPSYDTTVSVVDLTTFTEVKKIEVAPNLHRMQVDRRGDVYVSSRGNYREIPPNLYVIDTATDEVKQRLNIPVSNMTMDEDKLYYYANAYQANTNANEVSFGILDTATKQVIRPAIITDGTAQQILLPYGIAVNPETKEIYITDAQDYIGTGYIYCYAPDGTLKWKTTAGNIPAHIAFITQ, from the coding sequence ATGCGAAAGATAAGTTATGGGTTCATTCTGATTAGTTTGCTCGTCAGTAGTTGTCGAAAAGACGAATTGATTTTTGCCTCCGATAGTTCGGTAGTCTCTATTCCGGTGCAATTAGAACATTACCAAGGATTCTACTTGTTGAATGAAGGAAATATGGGAATGAATCGGGCAACAATTGATTGGTTTAACTATGAAACAGGCTTGTATACACGCGATATTTTTGCCGAGAGAAACCCGTCTATTCCCCGTGAATTAGGCGATGTAGGAAATGATTTGAAAATATATGGAACCAAAGCATATGCAACAATTAATGCCTCCAATTTTATCGAAGTTTTTGATGTGGCTACGGGTAAACACCTCAAGCAAATTCACTTGCCTAATTGTCGATCTTTAGCTTTTGCTAACGGAAAAGCCTATGTAAGTTCATTCGCAGGAAAGATCGAAGTCAACCCCAACGCAGAAATTGGATTTGTTGCAGAAATTGACACTCTATCTCTACAGGTTATGCGCAAAGTACAGGTAGGCTATCAACCAGAAGAAATGGCAATTAAAGGGAATAAATTATATGTAGCTAACTCAGGAGGTTATCGCGAACCCAGTTACGACACTACCGTTTCTGTTGTTGATTTAACGACCTTTACGGAAGTGAAAAAAATAGAAGTAGCGCCCAATTTACATCGCATGCAAGTAGATCGCCGAGGGGATGTCTATGTTAGTTCTAGAGGAAATTACCGAGAAATCCCCCCTAATCTATACGTCATTGATACAGCAACAGATGAAGTTAAGCAACGATTAAATATTCCCGTATCAAATATGACAATGGATGAGGATAAATTGTATTATTATGCCAATGCTTATCAAGCGAATACGAATGCAAATGAAGTTTCTTTCGGAATTCTAGATACAGCAACCAAACAAGTCATTCGCCCTGCTATCATTACGGATGGTACAGCACAACAGATTTTGTTGCCTTATGGTATTGCTGTTAACCCAGAAACGAAAGAAATCTATATTACGGATGCACAAGATTATATCGGAACTGGCTATATTTATTGTTATGCGCCAGATGGAACGCTGAAATGGAAAACCACAGCCGGAAATATTCCTGCGCATATTGCCTTTATTACCCAGTAG
- a CDS encoding MepB family protein → MADELTLLTSPLFHHLELTCSNCTKDLECEEYHGHTCTLSPFVIKYRQAKITPKKIGQFVTLWQRNEKGITEPFTTRDPFDFYIIMTEDHNQIGCFIFPQSILGEKGILTTPKQDGKRGFRVYPDWDLPTSKQALQTQKWQSLYFIDCTNLTPQALEKARNIMQPY, encoded by the coding sequence ATGGCTGACGAATTAACCCTTCTTACATCACCACTTTTTCATCATTTAGAGTTAACGTGCAGCAATTGCACGAAAGACCTGGAATGTGAAGAATACCATGGACACACTTGTACACTATCGCCTTTTGTTATTAAATATAGACAAGCGAAGATTACACCAAAGAAAATAGGTCAATTTGTTACCTTATGGCAACGAAATGAAAAGGGAATTACAGAACCTTTTACGACCCGAGATCCCTTTGATTTTTACATTATAATGACCGAAGATCACAATCAAATAGGGTGTTTTATTTTCCCCCAATCTATTTTGGGAGAAAAAGGCATACTGACAACACCTAAGCAAGACGGTAAACGCGGATTTCGAGTATACCCAGATTGGGACCTACCCACGAGTAAACAGGCCCTACAAACCCAAAAATGGCAAAGCTTATACTTTATTGATTGTACTAATCTTACTCCTCAAGCTCTAGAAAAAGCGAGAAACATCATGCAACCGTATTAA